Proteins from a genomic interval of Yarrowia lipolytica chromosome 1E, complete sequence:
- a CDS encoding uncharacterized protein (Compare to YALI0E32109g, similar to Saccharomyces cerevisiae SPT7 (YBR081C); ancestral locus Anc_3.307, similar to uniprot|P35177 Saccharomyces cerevisiae YBR081C Transcriptional activator SPT7): MTSLNVWASGRSRDLLAVAREIEAKDLWRGFLTIQEHQVVQKVLENDAMWDNLVEGKLSIFVDNPLPDPPLGFRQEQENAANNNLDGARPETPTPSTPVVSTSSSSTHLHLKHLQMNQPSPTPSNEGFQKTVSLDCVALAFKVRHMIFDKSVPLLYPNIKGGDLEVDIEDILAERKKEETPAQIKAAPVREEEDDYDFDDEDEGPKTDGNNNKDQHTDGSSVALVDSVSVEDRPATSDDIQKRDSALLARIWQRYHLFENDSEAMDSYLAEEGSQESENTGETNTQEEPTKANFGAANLSLKNLLATIESKRDKLSLTDTQLRKLILDVRKNRSKWANEERVGQEDLYEAAEKVVLELRGYTEHSTAFLNKVNKRDAPNYFSVIKEPMDLNTVMKKLKNLQYDSKKDFVNDLMLIWQNCLTYNTNPKHFLRAHAIAMQKKTLTLIPLIPDITIKTRAEADAEEAAQAQEAKEEEEKEQGGAKARTGMSIGKTVGKGQKGGKGQKGGRKRKIEEVDEDAKDADDSDIKVEDVSMDVDVDGNNKTSDDIKPDTNNNDIKTETKEATEEPESANVSALVPAGHTGAKELTASAENNDYGVGGDSDDDSDNDLEEQFWTEYTGRKRTLISVQRSRLFKDNKIQADADATVISKSKGFRDFLSAEAAVRGVGPHMEFEEFQEDLLEEAAEVNDSTQPKADAPLNIPRRPFLLEYDPQAGLPELPWAISCDNPDEGIDDTWSHVDIECLKNTPSRYVAPAKGLVSKIDHNLNEMQKIRKICSKISIIRQMQQQYLHSSQIKAYNPPKITDFDVDIESRLPNRDEYDKEVCEASLKRAASRIAMHSGFESTESFAINALTEIAGDFLSNLGRSMVAYTQHFKNTNTSKETILKETLEESGAGSIEGLSAYIRDDVERHGHKLVDLKNNLGSFLGDLLRPGGGQGEMTDQQFKDNSEQFVNGDFSEAIGDDFFGFKELGLDKELGLLTSTVPLHLLQGRLNGAFNRDNVESVGTVEELEAPEYDPIDRESADSQIGLIRPFLHGKLEVADVIPEGEQVPVKQRNVRSKLPPSGKIPGPKKRPASKMFWRKPSDNEVFA, translated from the exons ATGACGTCGCTGAACGTGTGGGCCTCCGggcgatcacgtgatctgcTTGCCGTCGCCCGCGAAATTGAAGCCAAGGATCTCTGGCGCGGCTTTCTCACCATCCAGGAACACCAGGTCGTGCAAAAAGTGCTGGAGAACGACGCCATGTGGGACAACCTGGTCGAGGGCAAACTGTCGATATTTGTCGACAATCCGTTGCCGGATCCCCCGCTGGGATTCAGGCAGGAACAGGAAAACGCCGCCAACAACAATCTGGATGGAGCACGTCCCGAAACCCCGACTCCAAGTACACCCGTGGTGAGCacatcgtcctcctcaacgCATCTGCATCTGAAGCATCTGCAGATGAATCAGCCGTCGCCGACTCCGTCGAATGAAGGCTTTCAGAAGACCGTGTCGCTGGACTGTGTCGCGTTGGCCTTCAAGGTGCGGCACATGATTTTCGACAAGTCTGTGCCGCTGCTATACCCCAACATCAAGGGAGGGGACCTGGAGGTGGACATTGAAGACATCCTGGCAGAACGCAAAAAGGAAGAGACTCCTGCCCAGATCAAGGCTGCTCCTGTacgagaggaggaagatgacTACGATTTTGATGACGAAGATGAGGGTCCCAAAACAGacggaaacaacaacaaggaccAGCATACGGACGGTAGCAGTGTAGCACTAGTGGACTCGGTATCGGTCGAAGACCGACCAGCGACCTCCGACGATATCCAAAAACGAGACTCGGCTCTGTTGGCCCGGATATGGCAACGGTACCATCTGTTTGAAAATGACAGCGAGGCCATGGACTCGTAtctggccgaggagggAAGCCAGGAGTCGGAGAACACAGGGGAAACAAACACACAGGAGGAGCCGACCAAGGCGAATTTTGGAGCCGCAAATCTGTCTCTAAAG aacCTCTTGGCCACAATTGAGTCCAAGCGAGACAAGTTGTCTCTCACAGACACCCAGCTGCGTAAGCTGATTCTGGACGTGCGCAAAAACCGATCCAAGTGGGCCAACGAAGAACGTGTAGGCCAGGAGGATCTTTATGAAGCTGCAGAGAAGGTGGTTCTCGAGCTACGAGGCTACACAGAGCACTCAACTGCATTTCTCAACAAGGTCAACAAGCGGGACGCGCCCAACTACTTCAGTGTCATCAAGGAGCCCATGGATCTCAACACGGTCatgaagaagctcaagaacctcCAATACGACAGCAAGAAGGACTTTGTCAACGACCTAATGCTCATCTGGCAAAACTGCTTGACCTACAACACTAATCCCAAGCACTTTTTGCGAGCCCATGCTATTGCcatgcagaagaagacgttGACGCTCATTCCTCTCATCCCCGacatcaccatcaagaCACGGGCCGAGGCAGACGCAGAGGAGGCCGCGCAGGCTcaggaggccaaggaagaggaggaaaaagagCAGGGAGGTGCCAAGGCTCGAACAGGAATGTCTATTGGCAAAACTGTTGGGAAGGGCCAGAAAGGAGGAAAAGGCCAGAAGGGAGGCCGAAAGCggaagattgaggaggtggatgaGGATGCTAAAGACGCCGACGACTCTGACATCAAGGTTGAAGATGTGTCTATGGACGTCGATGTTGATGGTAACAACAAGACTTCGGATGATATTAAGCCGGataccaacaacaacgatATCAAgaccgagaccaaggaaGCCACCGAAGAGCCCGAGTCGGCGAACGTGTCTGCCTTGGTCCCCGCTGGCCATACTGGTGCCAAGGAACTGACTGCTTCTGCTGAGAATAATGATTAtggggttggtggtgattcCGATGACGATTCGGACAATGATCTCGAGGAGCAGTTCTGGACTGAGTACACTGGCCGCAAACGGACGCTCATTTCCGTGCAGCGGTCGCGGCTGTTTAAGGACAACAAGATACAGGCAGACGCAGACGCTACTGTCATTTCCAAATCAAAGGGGTTCCGTGACTTCCTTTCAGCCGAAGCAGCAGTGCGAGGAGTCGGTCCCCACATGGAGTTTGAGGAATTCCAGGAGGActtgctggaggaggcagcAGAGGTGAATGATAGTACACAGCCCAAGGCTGATGCTCCATTAAACATTCCCCGACGGCCGTTTTTACTTGAGTACGACCCCCAGGCCGGCCTTCCTGAGCTCCCCTGGGCCATTTCATGCGACAACCCCGACGAAGGAATTGACGACACTTGGAGCCATGTTGATATTGAGTGCCTCAAGAACACTCCTTCTCGATACGTTGCCCCTGCGAAGGGTCTAGTCAGCAAGATTGACCACAACTTGAACGAGATGCAAAAGATTCGAAAGATTTGCTCCAAAATTTCTATCATCCGACAaatgcagcagcagtatcTGCATTCGTCGCAGATAAAGGCCTACAATCCGCCTAAGATCACCGATTTTGATGTGGATATCGAGTCTCGTCTTCCTAATAGAGATGAGTACGATAAAGAGGTGTGTGAGGCTTCTCTGAAACGAGCGGCTTCTCGAATTGCTATGCACTCTGGTTTTGAGTCGACCGAGTCGTTTGCCATCAACGCACTCACAGAGATTGCGGGCGACTTTCTATCCAACCTGGGACGTTCAATGGTGGCCTACACTCAGCATTTCaagaacacaaacaccagcAAGGAGACGATTCTGAaggagactctggaggaaTCGGGCGCGGGGTCTATCGAGGGGCTGTCTGCGTACATCCGAGATGACGTTGAGCGTCACGGCCATAAGTTGGTGGATCTCAAGAACAACCTGGGGTCTTTCTTGGGCGATCTGCTGCGACCTGGAGGTGGTCAGGGAGAGATGACAGACCAGCAGTTCAAGGACAACTCCGAGCAATTTGTTAATGGAGACTTTTCCGAGGCGATTGGCGACGATTTCTTTGGTTTCAAGGAACTCGGTCTCGATAAGGAGCTCGGTCTTCTTACTTCCACCGTTCCTCTGCATCTTCTGCAGGGCAGACTCAACGGAGCTTTCAATAGAGACAATGTGGAAAGTGTGGGtactgtggaggagctggaggcccCCGAATACGATCCTATTGACCGAGAATCTGCTGACTCTCAGATTGGTCTGATTCGCCCCTTCCTTCATGGCAAGCTTGAAGTTGCCGACGTCATTCCTGAGGGCGAACAGGTGCCTGTCAAGCAGCGAAATGTGCGATCCAAGCTGCCGCCTAGTGGAAAGATCCCTGGTCCCAAGAAGCGGCCCGCCAGCAAAATGTTCTGGCGAAAGCCCAGTGATAACGAAGTGTTTGCCTAG
- a CDS encoding uncharacterized protein (Compare to YALI0E32065g, similar to uniprot|P32352 Saccharomyces cerevisiae YMR202W ERG2 C-8 sterol isomerase (Delta-8--delta-7 sterol isomerase), similar to Saccharomyces cerevisiae ERG2 (YMR202W); ancestral locus Anc_6.300), with translation MKFVGLISLLLVGLYMVTNWLFINVLPHRYIFDKDELMTMVNQTLERNPDGNSTAILTDLGASLHDRYGKFINELNFDEWVFNNAGGAMGSMFVLHASVTEYLIFFGTAVGTEGHTGVHYADDHFMMLTKYQMAHTAGELEPEVYYPGSSHHLKRGVAKQYHMPGGAWALELAQGWIPAMLPFGFLDTLSSTMDIETLWKTVKISAVNMVRNALWGKI, from the coding sequence ATGAAATTCGTCGGTCTGATTtccctgctgctggtgggTCTGTACATGGTCACCAACTGGCTCTTTATCAACGTGCTCCCACACAGATACATCTTCGACAAGGATGAGCTCATGACCATGGTCAACCAGACTCTGGAGCGAAACCCCGACGGAAACTCGACCGCCATTCTGACCGATCTGGGCGCCTCTCTGCACGACCGATATGGCAAGTTCATCAACGAGCTCAACTTTGACGAGTGGGTCTTCAACAACGCCGGAGGAGCCATGGGATCCATGTTTGTGCTCCATGCCTCTGTCACCGAGTACCTCATCTTCTTTGGCACTGCTGTCGGCACCGAGGGCCACACCGGAGTGCATTACGCCGATGACCACTTCATGATGCTCACCAAGTACCAGATGGCCCACACTGCCGGCGAGCTGGAGCCTGAGGTGTACTACCCCGGCTCTTCTCACCACCTCAAGCGAGGTGTTGCTAAGCAGTACCACATGCCCGGCGGTGCCTGGGCTCTTGAGCTTGCTCAGGGATGGATCCCCGCCATGCTTCCCTTCGGCTTCCTCGACACTCTGTCCTCTACCATGGACATCGAGACTCTGTGGAAGACCGTCAAGATCTCGGCCGTTAACATGGTTCGAAACGCTCTTTGGGGTAAGATCTAA
- a CDS encoding uncharacterized protein (Compare to YALI0E32043g, similar to uniprot|Q05946 Saccharomyces cerevisiae YLR222c UTP13), translating into METTEKTAFEAVSVEPFYTGGKTSLADDGYTLATSFGEDVVVTNIKTGEEICRIEGDSEILTTLEISPDAQYLVTCSRSLTMRTYRIPSGELVRSARAHDAPVIVMAIDSSSSLVATGGAEGTVKVWDLERGFVTHNLKGHGGVVSALKFFGEQGGSVWRLASGADDCKIRVWDLVSRKCLKVLDSHNSVIRGLSWSSDGGILVSGGRDKIVNVWDANKFKLVRTIPVGESIETAGILNGEGLRIYTGGEMGVVKIWNGQTSALIAAQVQPAVHNKENERVGVVDILYKTDKLVSVLSDQTFVELDDDLKEVRRIVGFHDQIIDMTYVGEDESKLAVVTNAPDIRIQTVGGIETNVLTGHRDNVIAVDRSFDGTWLASSGKDHEARIWHVPTLTCFAVCTGHAGSVGGVALPRLPLEGRPPQFLITGSQDLTIKKWNIAKDGTAKAEYTRKAHEKDINALDVSPNDRLFATASQDRTAKVWDMNSGEAVGVLRGHKRGVWSIKFNPYEKQIVTGSGDKTVKVWSLNDFSCLRTFEGHTNSVLRTVWTSLGSQIVSSGGDGLIKVWTYASGECAVTLDNHEDKVWSLAVRGSDDGAQMVSGDGEGTITVWKDISDEEKAAKKAAAELQVEQEQQLANYVRSKDWENAILLALTLNQPYKLFCLFRDVLADRQDEDSIMGLTKVDNVIAGLNVEQLELLIKRVRDWNTNARSSVVAQRVMNCILVNHSVDKLSQVPKISTMTDALIPYSERHFNRVDEMYDESYLLDYALNEMDFLDTPQVV; encoded by the coding sequence ATGGAAACGACGGAAAAGACTGCGTTCGAAGCCGTATCCGTGGAGCCTTTCTACACCGGTGGCAAGACCTCTCTCGCCGACGACGGGTACACCCTGGCCACCTCTTTTGGAGAGGACGTGGTGGTGACCAACATCAAAACTGGAGAGGAAATCTGCCGAATCGAGGGCGATAGTGAGATTCTGACGACTCTGGAAATAAGTCCCGATGCCCAATACCTCGTCACATGCTCCCGATCTCTGACAATGCGCACATACCGAATCCCCAGTGGAGAACTGGTTCGATCAGCCCGGGCCCATGACGCCCCAGTGATTGTCATGGCTATCGACAGCTCATCGAGTCTGGTGGCGACCGGAGGAGCCGAGGGAACCGTCAAGGTGTGGGATCTGGAGCGGGGATTTGTGACTCACAATCTCAAGGGCCATGGAGGAGTGGTTTCTGCATTGAAGTTTTTCGGCGAACAGGGCGGCTCAGTGTGGCGCCTGGCGTCCGGAGCGGACGACTGCAAGATCCGAGTTTGGGATCTCGTGAGCCGAAAGTGtctcaaggtgctggatTCGCATAACTCGGTCATTCGAGGTCTGTCCTGGAGCTCCGACGGTGGCATTCTTGTGTCTGGAGGCCGAGACAAGATCGTCAACGTGTGGGACGCCAACAAGTTCAAGCTGGTGCGAACCATCCCCGTGGGTGAGAGTATCGAGACAGCCGGTATCCTGAATGGCGAGGGTCTTCGAATCTATACTGGTGGCGAGATGGGAGTTGTGAAGATCTGGAACGGTCAGACTTCTGCTCTGATTGCTGCCCAGGTCCAGCCTGCAGTGCACAACAAGGAAAACGAGCGAGTGGGAGTGGTGGACATTCTGTATAAGACCGACAAGcttgtgtctgtgctgTCAGACCAGACTTTTGTGgagctggacgacgacCTAAAGGAGGTGCGACGTATTGTGGGTTTCCATGATCAGATCATCGATATGACTTATGTTGGCGAAGACGAGTCCAAGCTGGCGGTGGTCACCAACGCGCCCGACATTCGAATCCAGACCGTTGGAGGAATCGAAACCAACGTTCTGACTGGACATAGAGATAACGTCATTGCCGTGGACCGATCGTTTGACGGTACCTGGCTGGCTTCCTCTGGAAAGGATCACGAGGCTAGAATCTGGCACGTGCCCACTCTGACCTGCTTTGCTGTCTGCACCGGTCATGCTGGTTCTGTGGGAGGTGTTGCTCTTCCTAGACTTCCTCTTGAGGGTCGACCTCCTCAGTTCCTCATTACCGGCTCGCAAGATCTGACCATCAAGAAGTGgaacattgccaaggacGGTACTGCGAAGGCCGAGTACACCCGAAAGGCCCACGAGAAGGATATCAATGCTCTGGACGTGTCTCCTAACGATAGACTGTTTGCTACGGCTTCTCAGGACAGAACTGCAAAGGTGTGGGACATGAACTCGGGTGAGGCTGTGGGAGTGCTGCGAGGACACAAGCGAGGCGTCTGGTCTATCAAGTTCAACCCCTACGAGAAACAGATTGTAACTGGATCGGGAGACAAGACCGTCAAGGTGTGGTCTCTGAACGACTTTTCGTGCCTGCGAACATTTGAAGGCCATACCAACTCGGTTCTGCGAACCGTGTGGACTTCTCTGGGCTCCCAGATTGTCtcctctggaggagacggaCTCATCAAGGTATGGACTTATGCCTCTGGAGAATGTGCTGTCACTTTGGACAACCATGAAGACAAGGTGTGGTCTCTGGCTGTTCGAGGCTCCGATGACGGTGCCCAGATGGTCTCTGGAGACGGAGAGGGAACCATTACTGTGTGGAAGGATATctccgacgaggagaaggctgccaagaaggctgctgccgagctTCAggtggagcaggagcagcagctggcaAACTACGTGCGGTCCAAGGACTGGGAGAATGCTATTCTGCTTGCTCTGACTCTGAACCAGCCCTACAAGCTTTTCTGTCTGTTCCGAGACGTGCTTGCTGATCGCCAGGACGAGGACTCCATCATGGGTCTGACTAAGGTCGACAATGTGATTGCTGGACTCAATGTCGAGCAACTGGAGCTTCTGATCAAGCGAGTCCGAGACTGGAACACGAATGCTCGATCGTCGGTGGTGGCTCAGCGGGTCATGAACTGCATTCTGGTTAACCACTCGGTTGACAAGCTCAGCCAGGTGCCCAAGATTTCCACCATGACAGACGCTCTCATTCCTTACTCGGAGCGACACTTTAACCGGGTCGATGAGATGTACGACGAGAGCTATCTGCTAGACTACGCTCTGAATGAGATGGACTTCCTGGACACTCCTCAGGTTGTGTAG
- a CDS encoding uncharacterized protein (Compare to YALI0E32087g, weakly similar to CAGL0D03938g Candida glabrata IPF 4713.1) — translation MAHNRQFNVSQQSNNSSTIRRSPDLDIAISSDLDIFTGTRHVPGPTDNYRDYQSILDPMTSSRAPVSARRASFKRHSPMDHSERPSSYSHTNRRSMYTHFEHEEPFIRQVTKGLIVMGGYRDFQSEYTTKVLRPTYEKELLMEHLASHIETINGLIATHSRNLRAKRSFGRRLVSILLFKPPPHNSARFEDASMPCTSSDPFDHLKLPGPLVSYHLPLSQQYYRHLFDMADHVTLHDDVKSMISRGFARAQVLEGSYEDD, via the coding sequence ATGGCCCACAATCGACAATTCAACGTTTCTCAGCAATCAAACAATTCTTCGACTATTCGCAGATCCCCAGACTTGGACATTGCTATAAGCAGTGATCTTGATATTTTCACTGGTACAAGACACGTTCCTGGACCTACCGATAACTACAGAGACTACCAATCAATCCTCGACCCCATGACTTCATCCAGAGCTCCTGTTTCTGCCCGGAGAGCTAGCTTCAAACGGCATTCCCCCATGGATCATTCGGAACGACCCTCCAGCTactcacacacaaacagaagaTCCATGTACACGCATTTCGAACATGAAGAGCCGTTCATCAGACAGGTCACCAAGGGTCTGATCGTCATGGGTGGATACCGGGATTTCCAGAGTGAATATACCACTAAGGTGCTGAGACCTACATATGAAAAGGAGCTACTTATGGAGCATCTTGCATCCCACATTGAAACGATAAACGGGCTGATTGCGACCCATTCACGCAACTTGCGAGCGAAAAGGTCGTTTGGAAGAAGATTGGTTTCGATTCTGCTGTTCAAACCGCCTCCCCACAATTCTGCTCGCTTCGAAGATGCCTCTATGCCCTGCACTTCTTCTGATCCGTTTGATCATCTGAAGCTTCCTGGTCCGTTGGTCTCGTACCATCTTCCCTTGTCTCAGCAGTATTACCGACATCTGTTTGACATGGCAGATCATGTTACTTTGCATGATGATGTAAAGAGTATGATCTCCAGGGGTTTTGCTCGGGCTCAGGTGTTAGAGGGGAGCTACGAAGATGACTGA
- a CDS encoding uncharacterized protein (Compare to YALI0E32035g, weakly similar to uniprot|P34163 Saccharomyces cerevisiae YKL140w TGL1 triacylglycerol lipase P3.90.f3.1), translated as MHVPVLGRLELSHWPMLFVSLFLVCLEFLVSFITALLPNFFIEWCHDKVEILQVYFPSTGEVALRKSPEQLETVNALLKARDFVEICDFHGYQAEEHVVQTKDGFLLGVHRILPKNPAALLTDDPEVLSTPAPPPAFLAGNLEVYSSPPKRGSKRSVSSKLITRPVVYLHHGLLMNSEVWVVNTDAKKSIAFALADLGFDVWLGNNRGNKYSRKHMKYNPESREFWDFCLDDFALFDIPDSIDYILSVTKQKSLSYIGFSQGSAQAFASLAIRPPLNDKVNLFIAVAPAMSPPGLRSKIVNSLMRASPQLLFLCFGRRAILSSSPFWESVLDAKLYARIIDAACRMLFDWYGENITWPQKIAAYHHLYSYTSVKSVVHWFQIIRAASFHMFEDVINSPLDPHLCKYSTVTRYPTENIRTPIALIYGKTDSLVDIDQMLSTLPSSTIAFGVPKHEHLDLLWGDEADTLVIPKIVALLDYYTPVPRSNKSSSDHISERLFEPANSKVSGLGLSQDLKSPLSLKKRSLSNSSSIQDSHKVGGDTDSVLSLRNLTPKGYALGSAKPVSGTLNP; from the coding sequence ATGCACGTCCCCGTTCTAGGACGTCTCGAGCTGTCACATTGGCCcatgctgtttgtgtcgctctTCCTCGTCTGCCTCGAGTTTCTCGTGAGCTTCATCACCGCTCTGCTCCCCAACTTCTTCATTGAATGGTGCCACGACAAGGTCGAGATTCTGCAGGTCTACTTCCCAAGCACCGGCGAGGTTGCTCTCAGAAAGTCTCCCGAGCAGCTCGAAACCGTCAACGCTCTGCTCAAGGCCCGAGACTTTGTTGAAATCTGCGATTTCCATGGCTACCAGGCCGAAGAACATGTGGTTCAGACCAAGGATGGATTTCTGCTAGGAGTGCACCGAATCCTGCCCAAGAACCCTGCTGCTCTGCTCACCGACGACCCCGAAGTCCTCAGCACCCCCGCCCCTCCCCCGGCCTTCCTGGCTGGAAACCTCGAAGTCTACTCTTCGCCCCCCAAAAGAGGCTCCAAGCGAAGTGTGTCCTCCAAACTGATCACCCGACCCGTTGTCTACCTTCACCATGGTCTGCTGATGAACTCGGAGGTCTGGGTTGTGAACACGGACGCCAAAAAGTCGATTGCTTTTGCTCTGGCCGACCTGGGATTTGACGTCTGGCTCGGAAACAACAGAGGCAACAAGTACTCGCGAAAACACATGAAATACAACCCCGAGTCGCGCGAGTTCTGGGATTTCTGTCTCGACGACTTTGCGCTGTTTGATATCCCCGATTCCATTGACTATATTCTGTCTGTGACCAAACAGAAGTCTCTGTCTTACATTGGGTTCTCCCAGGGTTCAGCCCAGGCATTTGCATCTCTGGCTATCCGACCTCCTCTCAACGATAAGGTCAACCTATTCATTGCCGTTGCCCCCGCCATGTCTCCTCCTGGCCTGAGATCCAAGATTGTCAACTCCCTCATGAGAGCTTCTCCACAGCTGCTGTTCCTCTGCTTTGGTCGAAGAGCTATCTTGTCATCCTCTCCCTTCTGGGAGTCGGTTCTGGACGCAAAACTGTATGCTCGAATCATCGATGCTGCCTGCAGAATGCTGTTTGACTGGTACGGAGAGAACATCACCTGGCCCCAGAAGATTGCAGCCTACCACCacctgtactcgtacaccTCTGTCAAGTCCGTCGTGCATTGGTTCCAGATCATCcgagcagcctccttccACATGTTTGAGGATGTCATCAACTCTCCCCTGGACCCTCATCTGTGCAAGTACTCCACTGTCACCCGATACCCCACCGAGAACATTCGGACACCCATTGCTCTGATCTACGGCAAGACCGACTCGCTGGTGGACATTGACCAGATGCTGTCTACTCTACCCTCATCCACTATTGCATTTGGAGTCCCCAAACATGAGCATCTCGATCTTCTGTGGGGAGACGAAGCCGACACTCTGGTTATCCCCAAGATTGTCGCTCTGCTCGATTACTACACACCTGTGCCCAGAAGTAACAAGAGCAGCAGTGACCATATCAGCGAGCGTCTATTTGAGCCTGCTAACTCCAAGGTCTCGGGTCTGGGACTCAGCCAGGACCTCAAGTCGCCATTGTCTTTGAAAAAGAGatctctctccaactcctcaTCGATCCAGGACTCTCATAAGGTCGGAGGAGACACAGACTCGGTTCTGAGTCTCCGAAACCTCACTCCCAAGGGGTACGCTCTTGGAAGTGCCAAGCCAGTGAGTGGCACTCTCAACCCTTGA